In Synechococcus sp. RS9909, one genomic interval encodes:
- a CDS encoding DUF177 domain-containing protein: protein MIPGLEPVSLRDLQALGASKRWPIEGSLDDLPSLTPVRGELQAEHLGNLLALQGRFETIVTLCCDRCLGQYNHRLQADVEELIWLGDAENETAMAEAGLGVDGAQGLVECLDPRGSFDPERWVFEQLNLQLPVVNRCGLDCPGMPLERPRSPAAEHQNDSLKAEPSDPRWAALRKLRGEGC from the coding sequence ATGATTCCTGGGCTCGAGCCCGTTTCCCTCCGTGATCTCCAGGCTCTTGGGGCCAGCAAACGCTGGCCGATCGAGGGCAGTCTCGACGACCTTCCCAGCCTGACGCCAGTGCGGGGTGAACTGCAGGCGGAACATCTCGGCAATCTCCTGGCACTGCAAGGTCGATTCGAGACGATCGTCACCCTCTGCTGCGATCGCTGCCTCGGTCAGTACAACCATCGCCTCCAAGCGGATGTGGAAGAACTCATCTGGCTCGGCGATGCGGAGAACGAGACGGCCATGGCCGAAGCGGGCCTGGGTGTCGATGGAGCCCAGGGCCTGGTCGAGTGCCTCGACCCCCGCGGCAGTTTCGATCCGGAACGCTGGGTGTTCGAACAACTGAATCTGCAGCTGCCGGTGGTCAACCGCTGCGGTCTGGATTGCCCCGGCATGCCGCTCGAGCGGCCACGGTCCCCAGCGGCTGAACACCAGAACGACAGCCTCAAGGCTGAACCCAGCGATCCCCGTTGGGCCGCCCTGCGCAAGCTCCGAGGGGAGGGTTGCTGA